The Terriglobus roseus sequence CGCCATGCCACCAGCATCACCGACCATCGACGTCATCGCGAGCCCGAGGCCGGGCTGTTGCAGATCGGTGTCGAACAGGTTGTGAGTGCCGCAGAAAGCCTTCTGCTGCTCGCGCGTGGATAATGACAGAGGCATGGCAGCAGAGATGAGCAGAGGCGAGCGGTTGGTGAGGCGCATACGTGTGCCGTTGGGTTTCGTCTTTGCGGCGATTTTTCTGTGGCGTGCAAGGCCTTCAATGACGTCGCTGGCGCTCAGTCTGTTGCTGGTGATTCCCGGCCTGTGGCTGCGTGGCTATGCTGCGGGTTATGTGAAGAAGAACGCAGAACTCACGCAGACCGGCCCCTACGCCTACACACGCAACCCGCTCTATCTGGGCTCCATCCTGGCAGCCTTTGGCTTCGCCTTTGCGTCGCGGCAGTGGTACCTGGTGGTGCTGCTGGCGGTGCTGTTCCTTGTGATCTATGGGCCGGTGATCCTGTCGGAGGAGCGTTTTCTACGAGGTCATTTCCCCGACTTTGATGCCTATGCCGCGCGTGTCCCGCGTCTGCTGCCACGGCTGACCGCAGCGCCCACAGGCCAAAGCGCGCCAGTCGCGGCGTTTTCACCCGAGCGATACCGCAAACACCGCGAGTACAATTCTGTGATGGGCGCGGCTGCCCTGTACGCTACGCTGCTTCTGCTCATGTTCGCCCGCATGCACTATGGCGCGCACTGAAGGGATGCAGTTTCAGACCAATGAGAAGGGGCAACGACGGCTTGCAATCGCTTAGAAAAGCCCTTCTGCTGGCAGCGTGCCTGCTCGTCTCCAGTGCTCGCGCACAGAAGGAAGGCGTGCCTCCTGCCTCTGCGCCGCCCGTGATCCCGCCCATGCAGGGCTATAGCTTTCCGCAACATCAGACACTGACCTTCGCAGTCGACTGGCGCGTCTTCACCGCCGGCAGTGTCACCTTCCAGTTAGACCAGCAGGGACCGTTGATGAAGGTGGGGGCGACGGCTGACACGGTGGGCGCGACCAATATGATCTACCAGGTCATCGACCGCTTCCAGTCCAGCTTCAACATGGCAACCGGCTGCTCCGCAGGCTTCAGCAAACAGACACAGGAGGGCCGTCGCAAGGTCTCCAGCGACCTGGTCTTTACGCCCGGTGCAACGGCTCCCGCACCCGGCAGCAGCTCCACGCCGGTGCTTGGAACGCAGAGCCTCAACGAACGCAACCTGGTGAAGAACACGACCAAGCACCAGGAAGGTCAGATTCCCGCGTGCGCGATTGATTCGCTCTCGGGAATCTTCTACGTCGGCTCGCAGAAGCTGACCGTGGGCCAGGACTTCAAGCTGCCACTGGCCGATGCGATGCGTACTGTCGCCGTCACCATGAAGGTCGAGGCGCGTGAGGATGTGAAGACACCGGCCGGCACCTTCAGTGCGATCCGCGTCCAGCCAACGGCGGATGCCGGTGTGGTGAAGAACCGCGGCACCATCACCATCTGGTACTCCGACGACGCGCGGCATCTCCCCGTGCAGATCCGCGCCAAGCTGCTGTGGGGAACCATCACGTTCCACCTGCAGTCCGTCTCCTAGACGCTCTTCGGTCCCATCATAACCATTGGCATCCTGAGCGGAGCGCAGCGTAGTCGAAGGATGCATTCCGCTTGTGCAGCCATCGATGTGGTGAGGTCCGACCGTGCGTCGTGGAGCAGCCGCAGGGCGGAATACAGTCCTTCGACTGCACTCCGCTGACGCTCCATTCGCTCAGGATGACACCGGGGACGGCGGAAGACGATCGGCTAGCCCGGGGGCCACGTCATCGAACGCCCGCCCAGCACATGCAGGTGCAGATGATCGACGGTCTGGCCGCCGTCTGCGCCGGTGTTAGCAACCACTCGGAAGCCATTGGACAGGTCTTCCTGCCCGGCCACCTTCGCAGCCGTCAGCATCAGGTGTCCCAGCAACGCTTCGTGGCTTTCCAGAGCATGTGCGGTCGATGCGATGTGCTCTTTCGGGATCACCAGCACATGGACAGGCGCGGCCGGATGAAGATCGCGAAAGGCAAGTGCGCGGTCGTCCTCAAAGACTTTGGTTGACGGGATGGTCCCGGCAACAATGCGGCAGAAGATGCAGTCAGCAGCCATATCTAGAAGTGTAGCGACTCCAGGTTCGCATTGGGATCGAGTCCAAGCAGAACGGGGACTGTGAGCATGCGCAGTCGAGGAAATCGTATGATAGCGACCGACCACGCGAGCAAGATCGACGCCTTCATACTGATGCGCGATCCGGTTCCTCATTCCAATGGTTCGACCGAGTTCTGAGCGTCCGTTGTCCTGCAGCAAATCCGGATCTTCATCGCGTATTCGCTTGGCGATCTCTCCGAGAACTTCGAGCTGCCGAATGACGACGTCCTGAGCAAACCTCGCGGATAGTGTCTCGCATGCATCGCGTTGTGACCAGAACGAAAGGCTAGTCCAGCCGCACCAGGTACGCCTGCGCGTCGGGCTCTGCAGCATGAATTGCGGACGCGATCTGCAGCGCCTGTGTGCGCGATGCGCTGATGGGATTGATGCGAACCCAGTGGCCGGTCGGTCCCTGGAACTCGATGACCTTTGCGCTGGTGGCGTAGCGTCGTTGCAGATCGCTCTGCAGGCGCCAGGCGTTGTTCTTATCGAGGAAGGCCCCGATCTGGACGCACCACTTACCACCCAGGTCGGCGCCGGGGCGCTGTTCGAGCACCTCAACCCGCACCTTCGCCAGGCCCATCCGGTAGATGCCTGTCTCTTTCGCGGCTGCAAGCGACAGGTCGATCAGGCGTCCGTGCACGAACGGTCCACGGTCGGTGATCTTGACGGTCACGCTCTGCGATGTGGTTAGGTTGGTTACCCGAACCACCGTGCCCATGGGCAGCGTGCGGTGCGCGGCGGTCATTGCATTCTGGTCGTAGACCTCGCCGTTCGCGCCCTGGCGGTTGTGGTAGGGCGGACCATACCAACTGGCCAATCCAGTCTCGGTAGAGTTTGTGTGACCCGAGGCGATTGCGTTGTCATCGACGTTCGGATCCGGGATGGCGTAGGAGGGCAGCGGCCCGCCGTGCAGGCCACGCTGCGCGGTGCTGGTTGAGGGTGCCGCTCGCGATGGGGAACGGGTGGGCGGCGGCGGTGGATAGTGACGACTGACCTTCGCCTTGTGGTGGCAGCCGGTGGTCAGCAGAGCCACGAAAAGCGCCATGCATGCGAAGGCGCACCGGTGCACCAGCAGCCCGGTGTCCGAGCGGTTGCCGGTATTACTTGCGGTCATCCATCTTCTCCGCCAGCTTGCTGAGCTGCTCTGCGGCAGACCGCAGGGCGCTGGAGCTGTGCTGGCGTACTTCCGGAACCACTTCATCGTTCAGATAACGGATGAGCCGCTTCACCTCGGCCTCGGCGCGCTCTGCGGCATCGGTTACTTCCTTGTTCCAGTCCGTCATGGTCAGCTCCTTTGCGCGCGGGGTGGGGCCGCTGGCGCAGGTTCCCCCAGTAATTAGAGCGAAGTCCACAGGCGTCACTTCGTGGAAATACGACCGCAGTGCCGCGTTGGTTACTGGCCGTGCGAGCACCTTTTTGAACTCAACTCACCCGAAAGGGCTATTCAGCGCGGCCGTCCACTATGCAACTTAGTGGGTCTTCAGGGACTCAAAGTACTAAATCACGTGAAACGCGGGCCTTCGAGGCATGCCTCACCACTACCAAAGGAAATACATGACTCGTTCGCTCTCGCTCGCAGCACTGCTCGCATTCGCACCGATCCTCACGGCCCAGTCTGTTCCTGCGTCACCCTCCATGACCCCACTCCAGGTGGCGTCGGTGGAGACGCCTTCGCTCCTGCCGACCGAGGCTGGTATGTCTTCCAGCAACCTGCCCGATGCGCCCAGCGCCGTGGCTGCTATGGCCGCTGAACCAATGGAAGCCGCAGCACCTGCGTTTGATTTTGGCCAGGCACCCTCCGGCGTAGGCACTGGCGCGGTTGCACCCCGATTCTCGACCATCATTCTGCCGGGTCAGACCGCAGTGCCACTGCATGGCATGGAGAAGGTCGTCTACGGTCTGCACGATTCGTTCAACCTGACGCAGCTTGCCGGCATCACCATCTCCGCAGGCTGGTCGCAGCTGATTGACTCGCAGCCGCACTACGGTCGGGACGCGGAAGCCTTTGGCAAGCGGGAAGGTGTTGCAGCCCTTCGCAGCACCGTGCAAACCCTGGCAACCGACGCAGTGTTCTCGCCCATGTTTCACGATGACCCTCGGTATTACGCGCTCGGCGACGGCCATAGCTTTGTTAACCGCGTCGTCTATGCGGCATCGCGCGTTGTGGTCACGCGGTCGTCGTACAGCATGAAGAACAAGATCAATGTGCCACTGCTGCTGGGCTACGGTTCGGCTGCCGGTCTCAACAATCTCTACTACCCGGATGGAGATCGTGGCGGCAAGAACACCATGGAGAACTGGGGCACGTCGCTGGTTGGCGCCGCTCTCGGCTTTGAAGTCAGCGAGTTTCTCGATGACGCGCTGAAGATGGTTCACCTGCGTAAGTAGTCGATATACCCAGCGACATATCGCGCCAAAGGGTCAGCCATATTGGCTGGCCCTTTGCTTCGAAGGAAGGGCGCAGATTCCCGTTCGCTGCTCGTCCTCGCACTTCGCTGCGCTATGTTGCGGTTCGGTAAATCCCCCTGCCCAATCAGAGCCTGTGCAGTTAGCCTCGAGGAGGCTCAAACCGCTGTAACTGTGCGGGTTCGCCGATAAGATTAGAGACGTACCAGTGCACCGGAGCATCCTAATCTCGTCATAGGAAGCGTTCGGAATCCACCGTACGCAGCACCATCATTTTCAGGAGAAGCAATGGCCAAGGCATCGAAGCTCGCAGAAAAGTCCCTCACACTCGTCGCAAAGGCAGGTTGGGCGGTGTTTGAAAAGCTGAACGCGTTCAGCCCAAACGCCTCATTCACGCCGCGCTGGTCGGACAAGCCCCTGCTCAAGAGCTACCAGAAGGAGAAGCCGCCCCTCGGCTGGCCGCGTACCACTGACTCTCTTTGCCCGCGTTGCGTTCCCGAGATCCGTCAGCAGATCATCGACGGCAAGCTCCCC is a genomic window containing:
- a CDS encoding methyltransferase family protein, translating into MSRGERLVRRIRVPLGFVFAAIFLWRARPSMTSLALSLLLVIPGLWLRGYAAGYVKKNAELTQTGPYAYTRNPLYLGSILAAFGFAFASRQWYLVVLLAVLFLVIYGPVILSEERFLRGHFPDFDAYAARVPRLLPRLTAAPTGQSAPVAAFSPERYRKHREYNSVMGAAALYATLLLLMFARMHYGAH
- a CDS encoding DUF3108 domain-containing protein — its product is MQSLRKALLLAACLLVSSARAQKEGVPPASAPPVIPPMQGYSFPQHQTLTFAVDWRVFTAGSVTFQLDQQGPLMKVGATADTVGATNMIYQVIDRFQSSFNMATGCSAGFSKQTQEGRRKVSSDLVFTPGATAPAPGSSSTPVLGTQSLNERNLVKNTTKHQEGQIPACAIDSLSGIFYVGSQKLTVGQDFKLPLADAMRTVAVTMKVEAREDVKTPAGTFSAIRVQPTADAGVVKNRGTITIWYSDDARHLPVQIRAKLLWGTITFHLQSVS
- a CDS encoding histidine triad nucleotide-binding protein, which produces MAADCIFCRIVAGTIPSTKVFEDDRALAFRDLHPAAPVHVLVIPKEHIASTAHALESHEALLGHLMLTAAKVAGQEDLSNGFRVVANTGADGGQTVDHLHLHVLGGRSMTWPPG
- a CDS encoding septal ring lytic transglycosylase RlpA family protein: MTASNTGNRSDTGLLVHRCAFACMALFVALLTTGCHHKAKVSRHYPPPPPTRSPSRAAPSTSTAQRGLHGGPLPSYAIPDPNVDDNAIASGHTNSTETGLASWYGPPYHNRQGANGEVYDQNAMTAAHRTLPMGTVVRVTNLTTSQSVTVKITDRGPFVHGRLIDLSLAAAKETGIYRMGLAKVRVEVLEQRPGADLGGKWCVQIGAFLDKNNAWRLQSDLQRRYATSAKVIEFQGPTGHWVRINPISASRTQALQIASAIHAAEPDAQAYLVRLD